In one Meles meles chromosome 17, mMelMel3.1 paternal haplotype, whole genome shotgun sequence genomic region, the following are encoded:
- the LOC123928026 gene encoding 60S ribosomal protein L23a-like, translated as MAPKAKKETPAPPKAEAKAKALKAKKAVLKGVHSHKKKKIRTSSSSDDPRQPKYPRKSTSRRNKLDHYAIIKFPLTTESAMKKTEDNNTLVFIVDVKANKHQIKQAVKKLYDIDVAKVNTLIRSDGGKKAYVRLAPDYDALDVANKIGII; from the coding sequence ATGGCGCCGAAAGCTAAGAAGGaaacccctgcccctcccaaagccgaagccaaagcaaaggctttgaaggccaagaaagcaGTGCTGAAAGGCgtccacagtcacaaaaaaaagaagatccgcACATCATCAAGTTCCGACGACCCAAGGCAGCCCAAATACCCTCGAAAGAGCACCTCCAGAAGAAACAAGCTTGATCACTATGCCATAATCAAGTTCCCCctgactactgagtcagccatgaagaaaacagaagacaacaacacacttgtgttcattgtggatgtcaaggccaacaagcaccagatcaaacaggctgtgaagaagctctatgaCATTGATGTAGCCAAGGTCAACACCTTAATCAGGTCTGATGGAGGGAAGAAGGCATACGTTCGACTGGCccctgactatgatgctttggatgttgccaacaaaattgggatcatctaa